One Cytophagia bacterium CHB2 genomic region harbors:
- a CDS encoding DUF4331 domain-containing protein produces the protein MRKFFIALFTLAGALALLLHYYAPSIEASSHREAPLIAQDPLADNTDLWVFRSPDDPNTVTIVAGYIGLELPEGGPNWTTFAEGVRYEIHIKNKTSVGALGTAQDDITYRFTFTQTNEDPTTFFNIRLGKQNLKTTYTMEKSVNGGAFTTVITNGIVPPNNIGPRSINDATVGLGQTYDALVAAAINTTSPDGEKVLCGPRDDVFFVDLGGVFDLGQTRSSYGTSVSDPLNARDAVAGYNVHCIIMNIPINKLQKDGKSVSEAANILDGDFVIGVWASASRQKVTTLQPTGPGSKPLGSGEWVQVSRLGMPLTNEAVIPLGQKDYWNAVTPYSVDEQNFAQYFYNPELALYMDDSQFGGAVPALSALRVQAQSYPALGVIPGYSTPGFDFRNGKDGAFAAASIPGIDFTGTALAVPTGPKNAAVPLQTALVAPGEPRRADIFPVFYFGVPNLIPYHLATGKTGGPLSAGKPFINNFLPITNDNGVYYGGDMLRLNMAVPITDRNSTEYNVNARFGLLRAAALGLTAAPYNTNANLEPIPHMDGFPNGRRLEDDVTSIELQAVGGLVLAAVGFPFDDAVQGNYSDLASAKLLGELLYNAGPTKNDLAISTAFPYLPNPHRGYDYVKKLVSDTPNLVQGRGIGIGVPNGFILEQNYPNPFNPATQIQYHVAKTNNVRVKIFNSLGQEVATLVDKAHQPGTYTVSWDAKGFASGTYYYRLEVGNEVVSAKRAVLVK, from the coding sequence ATGCGGAAGTTCTTCATTGCGTTATTCACGTTGGCCGGAGCGCTGGCGTTGTTGTTGCACTACTACGCGCCTAGCATCGAAGCCTCCAGCCACCGCGAAGCGCCGCTCATCGCTCAGGATCCGCTTGCCGATAATACGGATTTGTGGGTTTTTCGCTCGCCGGATGATCCCAATACGGTAACCATCGTGGCCGGCTACATCGGCCTGGAGTTGCCGGAGGGCGGCCCGAACTGGACGACGTTTGCCGAAGGCGTGCGTTATGAGATTCACATCAAGAATAAAACCTCGGTCGGCGCATTGGGCACAGCGCAAGATGACATCACGTATCGCTTCACTTTTACGCAGACGAATGAAGATCCCACGACATTTTTTAACATTCGTCTCGGCAAGCAAAATTTGAAGACGACCTACACGATGGAAAAAAGCGTGAACGGCGGCGCGTTCACCACTGTGATCACCAACGGCATCGTACCGCCCAACAATATCGGCCCGCGCTCGATCAATGATGCCACGGTCGGCCTGGGACAAACGTATGATGCATTGGTGGCGGCGGCGATCAATACCACATCGCCCGACGGCGAAAAAGTGTTATGCGGGCCGCGCGATGATGTGTTCTTTGTCGATCTCGGCGGCGTCTTCGACCTGGGCCAAACGCGCAGTTCGTATGGCACCAGCGTCTCTGATCCGCTCAATGCGCGCGACGCCGTCGCCGGCTACAACGTGCATTGCATCATCATGAATATTCCAATCAACAAACTGCAAAAAGACGGCAAATCCGTGAGCGAAGCCGCCAATATTCTCGACGGCGATTTCGTGATCGGCGTGTGGGCCTCTGCCAGCCGCCAAAAAGTGACGACGCTGCAGCCCACCGGCCCGGGTTCGAAGCCTCTGGGCAGCGGCGAGTGGGTGCAGGTTTCCCGTCTCGGCATGCCGCTGACCAACGAAGCGGTTATTCCGTTGGGTCAAAAAGATTACTGGAATGCGGTGACGCCCTACAGCGTTGATGAACAAAATTTTGCGCAATATTTCTACAACCCGGAGCTGGCATTGTACATGGATGACAGCCAGTTCGGCGGCGCGGTGCCGGCATTGTCGGCTTTGCGTGTGCAAGCGCAATCCTATCCCGCCCTCGGCGTTATTCCCGGTTACAGCACACCCGGTTTTGATTTCCGCAATGGCAAAGACGGCGCGTTTGCCGCGGCCAGCATTCCGGGAATTGATTTCACCGGAACCGCGCTCGCCGTGCCCACCGGTCCGAAGAATGCCGCCGTGCCGTTGCAAACAGCTCTGGTTGCGCCCGGTGAACCGCGACGCGCGGATATTTTTCCGGTGTTCTATTTTGGCGTGCCGAATCTGATCCCTTATCACCTCGCCACCGGCAAAACCGGCGGCCCGCTCAGCGCCGGCAAGCCGTTCATCAACAACTTTCTGCCGATCACCAACGACAACGGCGTATACTATGGCGGCGATATGCTGCGCTTGAACATGGCCGTGCCCATAACCGATCGCAATTCCACGGAATATAACGTGAATGCGCGTTTCGGCTTGTTGCGCGCGGCCGCGCTGGGACTGACGGCAGCGCCGTATAACACCAATGCCAATCTCGAACCGATTCCGCACATGGACGGATTTCCGAACGGCCGGCGTTTGGAAGATGACGTCACCTCCATTGAATTGCAGGCAGTTGGCGGCTTAGTCCTGGCGGCAGTTGGTTTCCCCTTCGATGATGCCGTGCAAGGCAATTATTCTGATCTCGCTTCGGCCAAGCTGTTGGGCGAATTGCTGTACAATGCGGGTCCGACCAAGAATGACCTGGCAATTTCCACCGCCTTTCCGTATCTGCCCAATCCGCATCGCGGCTATGATTATGTGAAAAAACTCGTCAGCGATACGCCCAATTTGGTGCAGGGCCGCGGCATAGGCATCGGCGTGCCGAACGGTTTTATTCTCGAACAGAATTATCCCAACCCCTTCAATCCCGCCACGCAAATTCAGTATCATGTCGCGAAGACGAATAATGTGAGAGTGAAAATTTTCAACTCGCTCGGGCAGGAGGTTGCGACCCTGGTGGACAAAGCGCATCAACCCGGCACGTACACGGTGAGTTGGGATGCCAAGGGCTTTGCGAGTGGAACGTATTACTATC